The nucleotide window tttttgtttctttattccTTCTTTAAAAGAAGAGTCACAATAACCAACTTTTTTCATGTTCCTTAGGCCTAAATGTGTCTTAGATTAGCGAAAAAGGGTCCTGAAGTGGaaaaaacttgtaatttttacaaacaattcaCTCTCTGGTGGCTTAAAATCGTTCAAGGTTTGCATGTTACCAAACATAGCGGTAAAAATTGTCATCCAGATTGTAGATAAACTGCACACAGACGCCGTGGACCAAATGTTATTTCTCTTGGTTTCTGTACCCTAGTCAGGTTAGCGTCTGCTAACGTAAACTAGCAAATAATTAGCAACCTCATCACATTTCGACATAATGTTGGCTCCAGATTCGAGACATTTCCAGTTCTTCAGTCTCAGGAAGAGACTATACAAAATGGAATACGAAAAGTGGCAtggttcaatgtggaaaaaattcTCGTTTTCTTCTTAGCCCCTCGATACATTTTCTGATGGAAAGGATTCAACTAAAACCATAACATATCATATCAGAAAAAATAAGTATCGCGTCTGGAGTAAGATGTCTTCACAAGGAAGGCTTACTGAGGCGATACAGAGTACAAATTGGATTTATATCAATCTAAATGTGCGTTCATTATGTACGAGCAAAGCGTACTCGAAGCATTGTTTGATGGAGTTATTGTCGGTGAAACTTGAATAACTTTGCAGCATATCATTGGCATCTTGCCAACATAAAAGTTCCTGTTTCACAAGCTGCATGCATCAAAATCTCCaggaataaatattttttcctgGCCAGTACACTAATGATAGGATTAATTATAAGTTCATTTTTACCTACATCAGAGCAATTCGCGGAATTCAAATATGAATCTTACTCTTTCATGAAGCTATACAATCCACAGACGACATTGaagtgttaaggtagaatgcgcctcaaaagtgaaagacttaaacttttctcaATCAAACTTTCGAATTTcgatcattctcttaccaaagcaagaataaaaatcaggggtcaccatgcaaactttggtactagagaggcAAATTatctaagatttaccgatattggaaattcaaaatgaccgccatccctgtgttaactctatggagaaaaataaaattttcgattttcgaaaaactggtATAGTGAAAACTCTTCTTTCATCAAGAACTTTAAATGAGCCCCACTAAtggtaggtcagaaaagaattgataaaatttgatagcttgaatttctgtccccgaggcgcgctCTACCTTCAATTACATGCAATCTGCGGTAATGGGAGGGTTTCTTGTTTTACGCCATTTTTGAATAGTACAAACAATGCAAAGGTATTTATGTGATGATTTCTTTCCTCTAAAGACGATAAGATGGCTCTTACATACGGATACTTTCAAGCTCTGAAAAAGGAACAGCAATAACTAACAATGTTTAGTCGCTTTTGACAACTATAACGAGTGGGTATTGGAATAGATGTAGCCAGCAGGTTTACCTACAAAGGATGGGTCAATTGAGCAGTCGACTTTACCAGATTAAGTTCAACAATTAAATCATGAATACAAATAAAAATGGAGAGAGTATAAAAGACATACCACAAATCACCGTAGGGACGGTGCACAAATGTAACTTTGTTGGTTGTATTCTGTCAAGGATTTCAGGAAGCACAAAGGCGCTGTGGGCACGTAAAGAATGACAAACAGTGTGCCTGAAACACTTTACTTGTCCTGGCGCTGATTAACTATAGGAAATCggtttaatatttgaaatgtttgatCCAGGCTGGATGATGTGTGGTGCCTAGGAGGTCAAATTGACTTGGATGTTTTCGTTGTTCGCCAGACTGATTTATCGAGTATGTGCTCAGCTTTCTAGATCGTCGAAATCTACTTGCGCCGTTAACGTTCTAGCAGTTTTACTACAGTGACTTTGGTAGCGATGCGACTTTTGGTACATCCTCGGGCACGCCGTCATGTGATAATCTATGGCGTGCAGCTCTTTcttcaaatttgaataaaattgaaattattgaCCTGTTTCGattttaaaagctgtaaaataaGAAACTGTTGTGTACAGTGATGAAGCATAGATAGATAACCTAGAATTGTCTTCAAAAAGTCTTGATTCaatcattttaacaaatctagtACATTAACGCTAGAAGTTTCACATTTTCTTATATAAAATTTCAAGTTGCAAGTACATTATCCTAAACGAGACATATTTTAGTTGTGAATTTGATAAACGTTCGCAAATTGACGTTTTGTTCAGGAGAGCACAACGACTGGTAATTATTTCGTCCAATTTGCAGTGATGTAACTGGACCATGTCTTCCTTCACGTCTGtagcaatttgtaatttctatcAGTTCATATGCCATCATTCGACGCAGGAATCGTGCACTGAACAAATTAGGAGCTTCGTGTCATCTCTTACTGAACTGATGATGAACGCTAGACGTAAACAcctttcatcattttatttgtGGATTTAAAAATGTCCTTTGCAATCTTTTTGCAATGTTTGTCAAGTTCTTTGAAGAGATATTTCGCGTAGTCCGACTTAAAAGAGAATATCGTTCTGTTCAGCGTGGCTCGTTGACTGGCACTCAGTCCCGTAACTTCCACTGTGACAACGCCCTCTTTCAGGGCATATCGTATAATGTTTTCCAATGGCACATGGTATTCGTCCTTCTTATCGGTGTAACACAGGGAGTTTGGCGTCAGTTTGACTCGACCTGTAAAAATACGTGTTTCTTTTTAGCAATATggttaaagatccattagctgtaactttggtcattttttttattttgtttgttctctgtatcatctgcagtttctggtttgaatccctgaaccatggagaaattcctaatatttagctcacaaatataccctatatgagtataatctgcattgttattgtttaaattttgtattcaggtccggactagaatacatttatcaacaataacaatggtcatttcacatatacaggctgtgttggcaagcaggacaccgggcattggtcatgatgatcggattatagtaaaattctttagttgatacattgaaacagagtggtgaaaaattaatcaaaagttacagctaatgtccctttgcGGTCACAAACGATTTGAGCTTGTCACATCTTGATGTAATATGTCGACAGTGTAATGATTAATGTACAGTAGCTGATTCGCAAAATAATGACTTCATCGATAATTATACTGCTTAATTTAACCAATAAGCCGTCAAAACTACTATTTACGGCCTACTACTCTTTGACCGGGGCAAGTACGGTATTTATGGTATGACTGTTCCAAACAAATTTCTCTATGACGATAAAATTCAGTTATCGACAAGGACATGAAAATTGTCCACAGTTTTCATAAGAGAGTCCTCCTACCAACGACTTGAGTGGTGTCAGGGTTATTTGGGTCCAGGATCTGTACTTTGTACCAACCGGACAATGTCTTGCCTTTCTGTGCGCTACTACCGGTTCCCATGATTTCAAAATGCTGTAGTAatcaataagtaaataaataaataaataaataaataaatatgtctaattattcgaaaaagtacattttgagcAACAAAAGGAAGTAGAAACAAACTTCTATGAGTAACGATGCAAGTAAAGACAAAACTTTTACACCATTTTAAAGGATCTATTTCTATATTTGACAGACAGACGACATTCCCATAACAACTGATAACAACCATGCAATCGGAAACTTGTTCGTTTATTCTATATTTTGTATAACAGTCTTTTCTATCCTACACACAGAGCCTTCGTCATGTACCTAGCTACGAGTGACTGTGCATAGGATCGTCAAACACGGCGCATGTATAGACTTACGGGGTAACTGAACGTCTGGATAAAAACAGCTTCCAGTTTACACCATGATGCTAAGCATCTCTCCTGAAAATtgctttgaatgtaaaattgTCTCCACTATTTTTTAATTCGCGAGAATCTGTTTTACTCCTCTACTAGTTTTTTTTAACTCGTGGGATTCGGTTTTTCTCCTAACCTCCATTTTGTTATTGGGCAGATGTGCAAGACCTTACtccagttttcttttaaaatcaaatgtTCCCGCATTGGAAATCAAAGCTCGTCTCGCAAGCACGGTAAAACTGATGTAATACACGGTTGTTAAACTTTAACCAATAAACGCTGTTAAGCTTTGGTGAAACGTAATGATATAACATCGTCAATGTAAGTACCGTCCAATGCCCATGACGGCAGACCACATTCAGTGCTATTCCGATAAAACTTGAATACGATAAAATGGAGTTTATCAAAAAGTCACCCCATCTTCCGTCTCTCACGTGATATTGTAAAGAGAAGTGTTACCGGTAGTTGGTACCACCATGTACGCTCGTTCTGTTGACTTGGTTTACACATCCAACCTTTGGATTAGCCTAAAATAAGTGTGTTCATAGCCCTCTACTTGTTAATTTTCCCACATGATTTTTTATCTTGTTTAATTAAATACAGAAACCATGAAAAAATTGGAACTGTTTGGTCATTTCATGCCATTAATTTAATAAAATCACTTTACCTACCTGTCGTCTTTTAATGATCCATTTTAAAATGGTAGTGCCGATTGAACAACAAACAACGTGAACTTTGATCAACCTTCGGCCTTATCAACCTGTGAAACTCGTATATCGATGAACCGGCGTTTGTTGCTTCTGTTCTCCAGTAGTTAAGAAACCCACTACGCAGGCGCGTTTCAAAACCCGGAAGAGGTCACAGTGCAGTACTACAGCGTGTGAGAACGAAGCACTTTGCAGCACAGTGGTGTGTCGTGTCCGAAAGCCAACACTAAATACCGTTTTGCCGTGAACTTTCCAAATTTTAAAGGGATAACTATCAAAAATGCAGGTAGGTGATTTGATTTTAAGAATACCACTGTAAATCAAGCCGGTGATCGCTTCTATTCAAAGTCTTAAATATTGGCTGTGTGATCTCCGTTCAATGACCATATAAGGAGATATACAACCGTAGCGAAAATATTTGATCAAGATTCAAAaaaccacttttaagaaagaaaTGAAGGATTTGGACGACAGAAATGTTATATCTAAGGATCTACACAAGCAATAGTGTCACACTTTATGTGTTATAATACCATATATAACACTGAGCGCGCAAAATACAACTCAATCCCACGTTGTTGCATGGAGGTAGGAACTACAACTTGTTGTATGTGAGTTCACGCATGGATGTCTGTTGTGAGTCATTTCCCAATATATCTCACAGGGTGTTGAACACTTCATGCTCACATCAAGCGATTACTATCTGAAATATCAAGGTAACAAAATGTTAGGGTTTTGGCTTTCGTTGAATCTGCTGGAGGTCTAAATGacgcaaaaaattaattttttttacagtatttAATGTACATTGCAAACTAGTGAGAACAGAATATCATGAATCATTTGAGTTGGCATAATCATCAAAGTGAAAGTTTCTCTGCAAAGTTGACTCTTACGCATTTTacaatttaatttgttttatgaaaGCTTTGACCCACTTTCCAAGATCAATGTAACAACACAGTTTAATAGCACACATGTTACTCTGAACTGTCAGCTATTCAACGCCGTCCCCAATAAGCAATATAGAAATTAAACCTAGATGGTATGGTGTTGTGGTATATGGCCATTATCAGGCCATGAAGAGTAAGAATTTGCTCAAAGTAATAACATCGTTAATGCGTTAACACATCATCGATGTATACCAGTATATGACACATGGCATGGGTGTAATGGAATCACTTCTCACGTGAAAGGAAAATATTGGCACACATTGCATGTTTGCCGCTCTGATGCCCAGGTGCATCTTTTTGAGGAAATCAATTTGTTTTAATCTATTGTCAGGAAGTAAATACAGGGTTTTATTCCATCCACTTGTCACATGTCCACTTAGTGTCAGTATAAAGTGCAGATGTCAggcatttgaacaaaattgtatCTTTCTCATTCAAAATAAGATGTCTGGTAATTCACCTATTGGTCAAAGGGGTATGTTTCAAGTTATTCATACCTTGAAATACATGCTTACACTTCTTCAACTGGAAATAATGCGAAATTGGTGCACTCCAAACCTCACTGAAAAGTGTTTTGACACATTCAGTTCAATACAGTATATACTCTACTATAATTAAAAGTCAGTCTGCGTGAACAGAAAAATTGTTTATAATTTCATATTAGATAGATGGCAAAATTGCCATACAATGCAGAGACAAGCTCCAATAAGTTCTGTTCTGTACATTTCAGCATCACATCTCACTTTGTGTAATATTGAAAGACGTAAATGGTaactgtttgtttttgttgttttaattctgtaatacaaatacattttcatcTTTGATAGTTGAAATACAAAGTGTAACCTAAGCAGAATGTATATTTTAGAAGCAgagaaaatactgcaaaatacACCAAACAATGCAGCTAATTCAGCCAAAATTAATGTTTGATGTCATTAGTATTTTCTACTctgatgtaccggtataccCATAATTACAACCATAAACCTGCGTGATGGCTGTCATTTCAGGATCCCAATGAAGATACACAATGGAATGATATTTTACGGCAGAAAGGAATTCTGCCGCCTAAACAAGAAACAGAAGTCACAGAAGATGACGTGATAAATCTTATAGAAGATACAGTTCAAAAGAAGGCAGTTGGAAATGGTAAACACAGAGACATCATTGCTTTTCCAATCAATGAATCTTAAATGCATCATTTGTCACTTGAAGAAAGTACAAGCCACATTGTGAAATTATCACATTTAGCAGAAAAGACATCGTAATGAATTGCCAGATGAGAATTTATTGTAGGAGATTGAGCATGTGATTCAATCAAATATTcaagtatttgttaaaatgtgatatatgctAACCTGATGGTGATTTATGAACTTTGCAAGATAATtctgctttaaaatgaattacaagtaaaatttcaatgcaaGTTTCTTGAGATTTTCAATTACAAAACGTTGTAAACTAAGAGATGTACCTTCAGTAGAGAAACTGACAACCTAGGCATTGTTTCAGGTAGACCATTTTATGCTATTACCCTTGTGTTCAGTTTTATGTTGTTTGATCATCAGATGCAAAATCCTATGAAGAAATGACAATTGATGAACTTGCAGAATTTGAAGATGAAGAAGATGAGAGAGTTCTTGAACAGTATCGGTAAGTCAGAAGCAATGAGTCATGAAGATTTCTTTGTGGTAGTGATTTCATAAGTCCCTGTAAATgaagtcggggggggggggggggggggggaggggaagGGGAGACTATATGGGTTGGATTCCATCTATCAGGTAGTCCCTCAGTATTCACGTACAGAGCCTTTTCTGTGACATGCAAACAAAAGTCTATCAAACCTGGTTCAAAGAATCTTCAATTTCGATATTCAACCAGAATCTTTCATTCATATCACTAGTGAGTTAGTATGTTCCCAGAGACTTACAGATCAGTCTTTCTCTCTATGCATGCATATTTCTGAATTAAAGCTAACAATTGCTGCAATATTTCTTAAATGTTAGAAGGCACAGGTCAACATGTTATATTTGTTACCTGTTGTAAGGCACAGGTATGCAAAACATCCACAGATCAAAATCTTCAATTATTCaatgaattttcaaaactttgccattttttggtaccctggcagccatattactTGTGGTTACAATGattaaattattaaattgtGATATTTGTAGACCATAGTGCTCACACAGTGTGCTCTTTCAACTTGTATGTTGCATCTTCCAAAGAACAAACTTCTGTTTTTACTCATTTTagtattgacctttgacactaCAGATGAAAGTCGTACCAAGCTGAGGGGTTGTCTACTCAATATAGTCATGTTTCAGTGCCTGATGGGAACGCATCCAATAGAAATTCTCCTTGTGCAGTTTTTGTAGCCTAGGGTACTGCAGAGTTTGATAATTGAATGAAATTGATTCTGAAGTTTTTGTTTTCCGTCACAAGGGATTTGCTCCTGTACTTCGGCATGAAATGTGAACAACAGGATTTGATTCTCATTTGAAGACCCACAAACTATCAGTGGCTGTTTCTTTACAGAGGCCATCCTGGAAGTaatctttatatttttactCATTTTTTCAGACAACAAAGGTTGGCAGAAATCAAAGCATTTCAAATGAAAGCTCGGTATGGAGATGTTAGAGAAATAAATGCCCAGGATTATGTACAAGAAGTGAACAAAGCAGGGGAAGGTGTCTGGGTAGTTTTACATCTTTATAAATCAGGGTAAGATTTCAAGAAACCTTCATTATTTAGTCTGAAGCTCCAACCGACTACTGACCTGACTTTCCGTATTCTCTATGGCAAGTTGTAGATGGAATATATTTTAGAAACCATACCAATAACGTTTTCTTAGACTTGGTGGGATGGTCACTTGAGCAAATATCTCAAGAcagctttttcattttttgtcatcATGTTAATGTCACTGCTTCAGGATTCAGGtaacagttttcaaatttgcctTAAAACCATGAATTAAACCAAGAATTTGAAACCTGACACCAACATAACACTCATATACTACACAGTTCAGTGGTGAGAAAACCTCACTTATGGATCGCACCTCCATGTTATGTGGACTAGGGTTAGGGTACTATAAATAGTTGCTGTACTAAAAGCTTCCTTTTTGTCATAAAGTATATACCATTAGGGTTTATCTGAAAGGTGGAAAATTCACCATTTAAGTTGTAAAAGTTAACAGTTTGACTtaagtttttttcaatatgtcaaaattTAGAAACATGAGGTCACATCTAGACTTTAGGAAAGCCATTATTTTATAAGAATTTattaaaaatacttcaaaatagaAGTAAAATATGTAGGTTTCAGAATATGATTATAGATAATTATGAAAGTACAAGCATTTGTAGTAAAATGAAATCATTACTGAgtgaatatcaataaaataaaatcacaaactTCAACCATGGATTTGGAAATTTATTTATAATTAGGATACTGATATTCAGCATAGTAAATCTACATGACTaatgaaattttgtgttttctttttctgATAGGATTCCTCTCTGCAGTTTGATAAATAATTACCTTATTGAACTTGCAAGAAAGTTTCCTGCTACAAAGTTTCTGAAAAGCATTTCAACGACTTGCATACCAAACTATCCAAATAAAAATTTACCAACAATATTTGTGTACACGGATGGTGATATGAAACGACAGTTTGTTGGACCGCTTGAGTTTGGTGGAATAGATCTCACTATAGAAGGTAAACTTTATAAGTAACATTTTGTTATACAGAGATCTTTCAGAAATAGGCAGGATGCTATGATTTCATAATTGCAATGATTTTGATGTGTGCATCCTGAAACtgaaatattaaccctttgaacctggCTCGGacatcatagagtaccagggggtcagggtgcaaagggttaaacttttgctcaactttcCCTCAAGGAAACCTTCAAAATTCTCTTtccaagtcaagaataaaaaatcaggggtcactgcaCAAAGTTTGGAACCAGAGAAACAGTaaccaatatttaccaatatttggcatttaaaatggctgctatgCTTGCGTTAAGTCTGTggggaaatattaaaattttcaatgtttacaaATTAAGCCAATGACAATTTTACTTACTCCAAAAGCTTCAACATGGCCCCAAACAAGCTGCAGATCAGAaagattttggaaaaattttagAGTTTGCCGTAGAGCATTCCCCTCCATGCTGTATACTTAGAGAATCTTATGACATGCTCAACTTTTTCTTTATTTGAGTTTTGTTACAATTGATTTGTCAAGATCTTGGAGTACTTATCCTTTGTACCGATAATAATCCATCACATAGTAGAGTACTTTCTTAGACTGTGTATGCTATTTTCAATAGGTTGTATTTCAACTAGTTTTCGGCATGAATTGCAACAAATCATGATATGGTTTCACGTATCACCTCTGAAAAAATCCACAAACAGGTTTTGCTGGCAAAGTTTAATACTCATGTACTTACAGAGCAAAGTTGTAAttcattttgtcacttttatttcttAGAGCTGGAATGGAAATTGTCAGAAGTTGTGCAGTGAAAACAGACCTTCATGAAAAACCCAAACCTAAAACGCGCTCAGTGTTGTCTATGTCAGGAAAGAAGAAACAGGACGACTCTgacgaagatgatgatgatgactggTAGTAGTCAGGACGCCCTCTATAGTCCTCATTATGGTGACTGGTGGTGCCAAGGACGCCCTCTGTAGTCATTATTTTCATATCTCAAGATCAATTCACAACTCATAATAAATCATGCTTAGTCTGCTGGGAAATAGTCAGACCAGAAACTGCCTCCTTCAAGGGAATTAATCATTGAATTCCCTCCAgaattgacattatttttaacattcatTTCAAGGTATCCATTTGAAACGTCCTGCAGTAACATTATTTTCAAGATCAATTGATGAGACCAGGATTTGGAGCGTAGCACACAGAAAACCATGTTTGTAAATAAGTATAGGAATATGTGTGATGCCATAAATGTATTTGTCTGTGTTTTTATTAGTACTGCCATCATGCAATTTCATTGTGTCTTCAGCACTTCAAAAGTTGATGTATGGGATAGAGTTCGTGTAATTTAATTCCAAAGTGTATCCCTTGAGATTCTCCACTCTTTGGATGTTCAACAACAGACATTGTTATTTTTAAggctaaatgaaaaaataaatatgtgagTTTCAAGTAATCTGCCCTATTTATAGCCCTCCTACTCTCaacttatttttacattttcaaaagttacacATGATATTGCCAGATTTTGCTACTTTTCATGCCATTTTTGATGGGTCACAtccaaataaaattgaaaattaaaaaaaaccaagTTTTTGACTTACCTACCTTCTTTCCCAAGGGCATGTTAcctgaaacaatcttttttatGCCTAATTAATGTCCTAATGAACACAAGGGCTAAatgattttaattaaaaatGTCAACAGTTATTTCTTGCACTCTCGGTGTGATTGTCTGAATTTTATTGTCGTAATAGTAATGATTATATGTGTACATAAATGTTTGGACAACTGATTTCCTCAGAAACACAACAATAGAGAGAATACCTGGAAAGAGGCTGTGATCTGCAGTGCTGCACAATGTAGAAGttgttttaaaaagtttgtCACTGCAGTATCAGCGTTTGAGGAACTGTGCATTAATCTATCCACAGGTAGTGGCCAAATTCCACATTGCTGTCAATTTTACATTGTGAAACGAAAAATGGAATTTGAAACAGAATCTTTACGATTTAGTGTTTTAATTTAATGtttcttttgtattctgatAACCACACAAAAACCTCTCTACAATTTGAACACGCTTGATcagcatgtatgtatatattaagCAATGTGTTGGCAATAACATTCAAAAATCCCAAACAAACTCTAATTAAGTAGACTAATTCAAGAATTCTGAAGAGCATAATTGATACATGCAGCTGTAGAATATACTTAcaaaaaattttctttgtggcaaatttgacacaaacaattttcagcaaatttcttgcaaaTGTACGGTGAATTTGCTGAAAGAGTTTGTATCAGGACTCCTGTGCCACTCCCATCCATGTCATAAAATCTGTAAAGCTTGACTATTGTAATGCTCTATAGGATGACTTGCTTGATGGTCAGTTACAGCGCTTACAATATGAAAAGACCGCAGCAAGAATTTTCACTAGAACTAGGAAATCAGAGCACTTTGAAGAGGGAATATTTTTCTGAACTGAAAAGACAAATGTAAACACTATTATAGTAAACAATGCAGGAAATATGCAtacacactgtgttgacaatttGAATAGTGGATGTTTCAGCATGCGTTTAAAGACTGAATAGACCAAGAACTGGCAGTtgatatacaaaacacaaataaaagATCATTGAAAGTTTCAGCCACTGTTCATTTACTAGTAATGCACAAAATTGTATGATCTAATGTTACCAAACTTTAATAGCAGTGCAGCACTTTTAGCATATCCCTTCAAAGATTTGTGTTACAGAAACTTCAACACGAAATATCTCGAAACAGAATTTTCCAAGTTTATCCTGCATTTTATTGCATATAGATTCATCAAAGGAGACTTGT belongs to Ptychodera flava strain L36383 chromosome 17, AS_Pfla_20210202, whole genome shotgun sequence and includes:
- the LOC139115102 gene encoding LOW QUALITY PROTEIN: phosducin-like protein 3 (The sequence of the model RefSeq protein was modified relative to this genomic sequence to represent the inferred CDS: inserted 1 base in 1 codon), whose protein sequence is MQDPNEDTQWNDILRQKGILPPKQETEVTEDDVINLIEDTVQKKAVGNDAKSYEEMTIDELAEFEDEEDERVLEQYRQQRLAEIKAFQMKARYGDVREINAQDYVQEVNKAGEGVWVVLHLYKSGIPLCSLINNYLIELARKFPATKFLKSISTTCIPNYPNKNLPTIFVYTDGDMKRQFVGPLEFGGIDLTIEELEWKLSEVXAVKTDLHEKPKPKTRSVLSMSGKKKQDDSDEDDDDDW